A window of Chryseobacterium sp. IHB B 17019 genomic DNA:
GCTATTCCTTGAATTTAATTTAAATTGATCTTGTTTTACCGACAGACATCCTAGCCCCGATAGGAGCATTTGTTTGAGCTCATTTTGTATTTTTAGGTTGCGGCGGCAAAGCCGCCGCAACCTAAAAATACAAAATAGCGAGTGCGGATAGCGGGATTAAGCTCCTTAAAAATTATAATCTGCATTGGGGAATAAAAAAAGCCCGGACAATGTCCAGGCTTCATATTTTTGGTAAACTAGAATTATTTCAATTCTACTTCAGCACCAGCTTCTTCTAATTGCTTCTTAAGAGCTTCAGCTTCGTCTTTAGAGATACCAGTTTTGATTGGAGCAGGAGCACCATCTACGATATCTTTAGCTTCTTTAAGACCAGCACCAGTTAAATCTTTTACTAATTTAACGATAGCTAATTTAGAAGCACCTGCAGACTTAAGAATTACGTCGAATTCAGTCTTTTCTTCAGCAGCTTCACCTGCACCACCTGCAGCAACTA
This region includes:
- the rplL gene encoding 50S ribosomal protein L7/L12, encoding MSDLKNLAETLVNLTVKDVNELATILKDEYGIEPAAAAVVVAAGGAGEAAEEKTEFDVILKSAGASKLAIVKLVKDLTGAGLKEAKDIVDGAPAPIKTGISKDEAEALKKQLEEAGAEVELK